The stretch of DNA TTTTGGTTTATCTAGGTTAAAAGCAGGCTTAGCCTCTGTTTATATTAACTTAATACCTGTTTTTACCTTAATTTTTAGTTATTTTATTTTAAACGAAACGCTAAGTATCACTCAATTTTACGCCTCGGGGCTTGTCTTTTTGGGCGTAGTAATCAGCCAATATAACTCGAAAAAACAAAGCTCTTAATTATTTTAGACTATTGCACAATAGTCTTTCAGCGACTTCCAATAGGAAGCCACTCTAACACACTATAAATAAAGGTAATTTTGAATTTTCCTGTAAAATTAGTGGCTTTTACGACCTAAGACGCTTTATTCTATAGGTACACAGAAAATAAAACGATGAAAAAAACACGCAAAACGAAGGTTTTCAATGTTCTTTATTTTGAAGATAATTGAGCCGAAGCATTAGTCTCGGTTTTCTCTGCTGTTTTAGCTGAAGCATTACCTATATTTACAGGCAATTCAACACCATCGCCCAAAGTTTTTTTGAAAAAACTTAAAATTTCACTATCTCTTTTTTCTGCAATTTTTGCCCTTTGTTTCAACGTTGCCCTACCTGAAAGCTCAGGCAAAAGAGCGGTTAACTTTTTGGGTAATGGAGCAAGTAAAGAGTAATGGTCTGTTTTTTCAAAAACAACTTGTTCAGGCATACCGCCTATCTTTCCGGTTAAAGGAAGTCCATGATTTTCCAAAGGATAAAGTTCGTCATCTTCAGCCAAAACTAAAGCAATAGGCAGAGTAACATTTTTAAATGATTCATCACTAAATAAAAACGAATGTCCCGGCGTTAAAAGCAAAACACTTTTTATTATAATTTTATCTTGTGTTTTATTATTTAACATCTTGTCAATTTGCTTTTGTTCCGCTAAAACGGCCTGTTGTTCCGCTTCGCTTAGCTCAGTTGTTCCGATAGTATCGATATTATCAGAAGCGGTATTCTTTTTATTTTTATCTTTGGCTTTTTTATTTTTTTTAGCTGTATTGTCTTTTATATTTTTATCATGATCAGGTGGCAAAGGCGGCAAAACTTCTTCTACTTTCACTTCAGGCTTTGGGAACAAAGCACTCTGTAAAGGCGGATTTAACATAAAGGCTTCGGGCGTTTTTTTAAAGGCAACTAAGTCTGTTATAAGTTGGGTTACTTCACTTTTAACAATAGGTTGACAGTAAAAATCAGAGCTTTCACCGGAAGGACAATAGTTGCTCCAACCCTCTTCGCTTAAACTTGCCCCTACAAGCTGTAACACAGGCGTTATCCCGTTTCCTATTCCAATTAACCCAATCCTCGAGCTGTCTATATGCGATCCAAACTCTTCCGAATGCAACACAGTTTCTATCGTATAAACCAACTGTTTGGGCTTTATTAATAAGCTCTCAAGAGTAAGAGCCTTACTCATATCATCAAGATTATCTCCAATAAAAGTAGGAGCAACAACAACAAACCCACTAGCGGCAAGTTTGGTGGCTACATCATTCAAGCTGAAACGGTTGCCGATACTGTCATGAGCAATGATAATCAAAGGATATTTATGGGTCGCTTCAGCCACAGTAGAGCTAAAACGCAACAGATTCCAGCCATCAAGTTCAAAAAAAGAACTAGGTTTTTGACTAGGAAGCCAAACGGCAAGTTCAAAACCTTCGGAACTATCGGGAATCCAACCGCCTGTTGAATATAACGCAGCATATTCTTTATTATTTTTAGATGGCCAAGCCTGTAGTTCACTAAAACAAATTAAGTTTAAAAATAGACTTAAGACTAAAAGAATATAGTTTTTTTTTATCATAAAAATTAGTTATCAAGCTTCTAATATATCAAAAAGGTTATATAAAAAAACACTCAACGTTTATATAATTTACAGAGCAACATATTAATATCATGTAACATTTTTGTTACATCATCGTTGTTTAAACCGGCGGCTTTCGCCACAATTTTATATTCTTCTTGGGTCAAAAAATCTAAATCGGCATGAGGGTTGGCACAAACAACCAACTTTGCATTATATTTTAAAGCTAGTTTGGCGATATGTCCGTTAGACAAGCCGTTTTTTGAAAAAGCCGAAAGGTCAAGAAAAACACCGAGTTCACTCGCTAATTTTACTTCTTCTTCTGAAATTAAACCCGGGTGAGCCAAAAGATCAGCCCCGCCCAAAATTGCCGCAAGGTTAGTTCCTCTTTCCATTAAACTGGACTGAGGGTTAAAAGGGTTCGTTTTTGTATTAAGGTTTATTTTTTCACCGTGAACAGCCACAAATTCCGCTCCTAGTTTGCGTGCGGTCAAAACATATTGTTCGATTAAAGGTGGGGGAATATGAGTTAACTCAACGCCAACAATAAGGTCTATGCCTATATGCAAAGCCACTTCTTTAAGTCGTTTATTTGCCTCAATCACTTCGAGCAAGTTAGAAGGGTCGCAATGATCAGAGAGCACAAGAGCCTGATAACCCTGTATTTTAGCCGAACGCAAAGCCTCAGCCGGGGTTTGGCTTCCGTCGCTTAAGGTTGTATGAGTTAAAAGTTCAAGCATAGTTACATTTTATATTTTGACAAAGGTTCCTTCGACAACATTTCTTGCCAACGTTTTTCGTCTTCGGTTCCCTTTGTTTCCGCATTTACTGTTTCCACGACTTTACTGATTAAAGCCTGTTCTTGTACTTTTTCCAACCATTTTTTTCTGTCTTCTATGTTATCAAGATTATTCGCATTAGACGAAACCTGACGTAGTTCGGTTTTAATTGTATCAACTATTTTTTCTACGCCATTAGCATCTTTTTTTAAAATAGAAACCGTAATCGTTGGGGTTTTTGGTTCTTCTGAAAGGTTTGACATTTTAGACTTTTCAGTATCAAAGTTTTTAACCTGGGTTGCCATTTCCGTATTTTTAAAATCTCTAATACCTTGCTTATCCAAAAGTTCTTTACTAACCAAAATAGGACACTTTGCACTCATGGCAAGAATAATCGCATCAGCCGGTCTTGCGTCTATTCTTAAGGTTTCTCCCTCTGATGATTCTAAAAGCAAATCAGCATTAAAGACATTTTGACCGGGTTGATATATTTCTACTGCCAACAATTTACCGTCAAATACTTCAACTAGCTTTAAGGCAAGTTCGTGCGTCAGGGCTTTGCGTGCACCAAGTTGTTGCAATGCCATAGACAAGTTCATACCTTCAAGCGGTGAAACTATAATTTGTAAATTAATACCGGTATTTTTAGAATGTAAAGTAATTATTGGGGCTTTCGTTTCTTCTTCAAGCGTTAAGCCGAGTACATACATTTCTACCATGCCTTACCTACCTGTACAGCCACAAGAGAATGTTGACCTGTTTCTATAATTTTTGATGGAACAATCAGACCGTTAAGAGCTATATCTTCTTTAACAATTAGGTTAACGGTTGTATCAAAGTGGTCTTTTCCCTGCCAGCCCAATATACCTTGTTCCGTTACACTCAGTTGTTGATTTGATATTTTTGTATCAACAAAAACTTCTGTAATATTACCAAGCATAGCAGATAAAATATTTTTTGTATATTCTTTTTGTTGCTCTTGAAGTATACTAAGCCTTTCTAAACCAAGCTTACGTTCTATTTTATTGTTAAACATCAAAGATTTTGTATTTGGACGGTCAGAATATATATAAGAATATATGTCCAAAAATCTTATTTCGTTCATTATAGTTAAAGTATCTTTAAAATCTAAATCACTTTCATCAGGAAAACCTACCATCATATCTGTTGAAAGCTGAATATCAGACCGAACTTTACGCACTTTTTCAACCAATAAAAGATAATCTTTCACTGTGTACTTACGATTCATCAACTTTAAAATTTTATCTGAGCCTGACTGTATTGGCAAATGTAAACGAGGACTTAGCTTTTTTTCACTGCCTAACAATTCAATTAGTTCATCAGAGATATCTTTAGGGTGAGCTGTCATAAAGTGTAGGCGTTCTAACCCCTTAAGAGGTAAAAGCTGTTTTAACAGCGAGCTAAAATTTGTACCGTCTCCCGTCTTATCTTGACCATAAGAATTTACATTTTGCCCTAAAAGAGTAAGCTCTCGACAACCTTTTTCTATCAAACCTTGGCATTCATCTAATATGGCTTGACTATTGCGAGATTTTTGCCTGCCTCTTACATAAGGAACAATACAGTAAGAACAAAAATTATCACAACCCTGCATAATATTTACAAAAGCAGAACCTGATTGTTCTTTAACGTTCATCATTTCAAAATAATGCGTGCGTTCATTTATTTCTTCGTTAAAGTCAGTTAAACAAAAACGCTTAGAGGAGTCTTGGGCAACCTCTAACATAAACTTAGGTACTTGAGCTAAATTATCTGTTCCAAAAACTAATTTCACTAATGGAAAGCGAGAAAGAAGCGTCTTGCCGACCTGTTGTGCAACGCAACCTCCCACGGCGATCATTATTTTTCTTTTTTTTCTTTGGGCTATTTTAGAAAAACGCCCGATTTCGGAATAAACCTTTTGTTCCGGCTTATCCCTCACGGAACAAGTATTAAAAATAATTAATTCCGCTTTATCATGAGTCGTATATTCAAAACCATAGCTCAATAAAGCACGCTTTAACCAGTCAGAATCATTAGCATTCATCTGACAACCAAAAGTAAAGATATAAAAAGTAGGAAGTTTAGACATATTGTATATTTATAAAAGAATGAAAAGATATATTTATCGTTGAAATAAAACAAAATAAACAGTATTTACAAAGAACACTAAAATAAGTGTCGCTAATTCTACCGCCCTTATCGCAGGCGGTCAAGAACATTTGCAAAGCTGATTATATAAGGAACATTATCATTATGAGATTTTTTATTTCCGTATTTGCTTTTTTAGCCGCTGTTTCTTTATTTAGTAATATACCTATTGTCTTTGCACAAGACTCATGCCCCCTCACTCTTGAAGAAGTAAAAAAAGATAAGAGATTTAAACGTATAAAACCAAAGGAATATAAATCTCTTCAATCAGCGGATTCTTATCTGAAATGCGACTATTTCTGGAGTGGGCTTATTTACAGAGAAATTTCGTATGTAAATGGCAAACAAGAAGGGCTTGAAAAATATTACTACGAAAAAGCACGCGTGCCTCAAGTTGCAAGAGAAACTCCATTTATAGCCGGAAAAAAAGAAGGAGTGCAAAAAGTATATCACCCGAGTGGAAAAATTAAAGGTGAAATACCGTTTGTAGATGATAAAGCAGACGGGATTGGCAAAGCTTACTATGAAAGCGGAAAGGTTTCATGGGAATTAACGTGTGTCGCAAATATACCAGAAGGAAACGCCAAACTTTATTATGAAAATGGAAAGCTTAAAGGCGAAGAACCATATATAGCAGGCAAAAAAGAAAAAATTGCAACATACTATTATGAAAACGGGAATCTTCAAGCCGAAATTCCATATAGAAATAATCAAATAGAAGGAACTATGAAAAAATATTACGAAAATGGAACACTTTATAGCGAAACTCCATTTTTTGCAGACAAACTAGAAGGAGTTGAAAAAATCTATAGAAAAGATGGTATCCTTGCCTATGAAACTCAGTTTACAGAAAACCAACTGGAAGGAATTACAAAAATATACGATGAAAATGGTAAACTTTACGCTGAACTTCAATTTATAGCGGGAAAACCTAAGGGGATTGCAAAATTGTACAGACAAGACGGAACAATCTTACAATCTATAGCCGATAGTA from Desulfovibrio litoralis DSM 11393 encodes:
- a CDS encoding dienelactone hydrolase family protein is translated as MIKKNYILLVLSLFLNLICFSELQAWPSKNNKEYAALYSTGGWIPDSSEGFELAVWLPSQKPSSFFELDGWNLLRFSSTVAEATHKYPLIIIAHDSIGNRFSLNDVATKLAASGFVVVAPTFIGDNLDDMSKALTLESLLIKPKQLVYTIETVLHSEEFGSHIDSSRIGLIGIGNGITPVLQLVGASLSEEGWSNYCPSGESSDFYCQPIVKSEVTQLITDLVAFKKTPEAFMLNPPLQSALFPKPEVKVEEVLPPLPPDHDKNIKDNTAKKNKKAKDKNKKNTASDNIDTIGTTELSEAEQQAVLAEQKQIDKMLNNKTQDKIIIKSVLLLTPGHSFLFSDESFKNVTLPIALVLAEDDELYPLENHGLPLTGKIGGMPEQVVFEKTDHYSLLAPLPKKLTALLPELSGRATLKQRAKIAEKRDSEILSFFKKTLGDGVELPVNIGNASAKTAEKTETNASAQLSSK
- a CDS encoding histidinol phosphate phosphatase domain-containing protein; translation: MLELLTHTTLSDGSQTPAEALRSAKIQGYQALVLSDHCDPSNLLEVIEANKRLKEVALHIGIDLIVGVELTHIPPPLIEQYVLTARKLGAEFVAVHGEKINLNTKTNPFNPQSSLMERGTNLAAILGGADLLAHPGLISEEEVKLASELGVFLDLSAFSKNGLSNGHIAKLALKYNAKLVVCANPHADLDFLTQEEYKIVAKAAGLNNDDVTKMLHDINMLLCKLYKR
- a CDS encoding bifunctional nuclease family protein, which encodes MVEMYVLGLTLEEETKAPIITLHSKNTGINLQIIVSPLEGMNLSMALQQLGARKALTHELALKLVEVFDGKLLAVEIYQPGQNVFNADLLLESSEGETLRIDARPADAIILAMSAKCPILVSKELLDKQGIRDFKNTEMATQVKNFDTEKSKMSNLSEEPKTPTITVSILKKDANGVEKIVDTIKTELRQVSSNANNLDNIEDRKKWLEKVQEQALISKVVETVNAETKGTEDEKRWQEMLSKEPLSKYKM
- the miaB gene encoding tRNA (N6-isopentenyl adenosine(37)-C2)-methylthiotransferase MiaB; its protein translation is MSKLPTFYIFTFGCQMNANDSDWLKRALLSYGFEYTTHDKAELIIFNTCSVRDKPEQKVYSEIGRFSKIAQRKKRKIMIAVGGCVAQQVGKTLLSRFPLVKLVFGTDNLAQVPKFMLEVAQDSSKRFCLTDFNEEINERTHYFEMMNVKEQSGSAFVNIMQGCDNFCSYCIVPYVRGRQKSRNSQAILDECQGLIEKGCRELTLLGQNVNSYGQDKTGDGTNFSSLLKQLLPLKGLERLHFMTAHPKDISDELIELLGSEKKLSPRLHLPIQSGSDKILKLMNRKYTVKDYLLLVEKVRKVRSDIQLSTDMMVGFPDESDLDFKDTLTIMNEIRFLDIYSYIYSDRPNTKSLMFNNKIERKLGLERLSILQEQQKEYTKNILSAMLGNITEVFVDTKISNQQLSVTEQGILGWQGKDHFDTTVNLIVKEDIALNGLIVPSKIIETGQHSLVAVQVGKAW
- a CDS encoding toxin-antitoxin system YwqK family antitoxin encodes the protein MRFFISVFAFLAAVSLFSNIPIVFAQDSCPLTLEEVKKDKRFKRIKPKEYKSLQSADSYLKCDYFWSGLIYREISYVNGKQEGLEKYYYEKARVPQVARETPFIAGKKEGVQKVYHPSGKIKGEIPFVDDKADGIGKAYYESGKVSWELTCVANIPEGNAKLYYENGKLKGEEPYIAGKKEKIATYYYENGNLQAEIPYRNNQIEGTMKKYYENGTLYSETPFFADKLEGVEKIYRKDGILAYETQFTENQLEGITKIYDENGKLYAELQFIAGKPKGIAKLYRQDGTILQSIADSSRTYSEGTYYNQDGTTRPLTDEELLKWSNFIWTGSEYLNEIQDDYYANRIKKTVTDADGPKLFNLDMKPKYVITRP